The following are encoded together in the Coffea arabica cultivar ET-39 chromosome 1c, Coffea Arabica ET-39 HiFi, whole genome shotgun sequence genome:
- the LOC113732815 gene encoding putative F-box/LRR-repeat protein At5g02930: MVDRISGLPDAVLCHILSHLPTKLAAATSVLLISTRWRYIFASVPNIDLQYRGSLPAFHDECDQEYFDASLEHVRFTKDLNVESRSLTFLSWAQLFNFEREDHEKFEPLFPDALPMCFALHLEFKNFDDTEYEYQLIEQFLRCGRALQRLTDHPWSFW, from the exons ATGGTTGATAGGATTAGTGGTCTTCCTGATGCTGTTCTCTGCCACATTTTGTCGCATCTCCCCACAAAATTAGCAGCGGCCACCTCAGTTCTACTTATATCCACCAGATGGCGGTACATTTTCGCTTCAGTTCCTAATATCGACCTTCAGTACCGGGGATCCTTACCCGCGTTTCACGATGAATGTGACCAAGAGTACTTCGACGCTTCTCTTGAACATGTTCGCTTCACCAAG GACTTGAACGTGGAGTCCAGAAGCTTGACATTTCTCTCATGGGCGCAGCTG TTCAATTTTGAGAGGGAAGATCATGAGAAATTCGAGCCTCTCTTCCCGGACGCTCTTCCTATGTGCTTCGCCCTACATCTTGAGTTCAAAAACTTTGATGACACAGAATACGAGTACCAGCTAATAGAGCAATTTCTGCGATGTGGAAGAGCCTTACAGAGGCTGACTGACCATCCGTGGAGTTTTTGGTAG